In Parasteatoda tepidariorum isolate YZ-2023 chromosome 2, CAS_Ptep_4.0, whole genome shotgun sequence, one DNA window encodes the following:
- the LOC107453687 gene encoding small nuclear ribonucleoprotein G, which produces MSKAQPPELKKYMDKKLHLKLNGGRHIVGVLRGFDPFMNLVLDEAIEQLKDNKSNNIGMIVIRGNSIVLLEALERIA; this is translated from the exons ATGAGTAAAGCACAACCACCCGAGCttaaaaa gtATATGGATAAGAAGCTCCACt TGAAATTGAATGGTGGACGCCACATTGTAGGCGTTTTGCGAGGCTTTGATCCATTTATGAACCTTGTCCTTGATGAAGCTATAGAGCAATTGAAAGATAACAAGAGCAACAATATTGGGATGATT GTTATCAGAGGAAACAGCATTGTTTTGCTTGAAGCATTAGAAAGAATAGCTTGA